In Nitrospirota bacterium, the genomic window AGAGACTTGAGATAGAGAATGTTTAAATTCGAAAAACTTAATGTATGGCAAAAAAGTCTTGAGGCATTTGAAAAGGTAGCTTCAGTATCTGACAAAATTCCGATTAGATATCAGTCTTCAATTGGAGATCAGATAAGAAGAAGCTGTCTTTCAATATCTGCCAACATTTCAGAAGCAACTGGCAGAAGCAAT contains:
- a CDS encoding four helix bundle protein, whose product is MFKFEKLNVWQKSLEAFEKVASVSDKIPIRYQSSIGDQIRRSCLSISANISEATGRSNIKEQKYHYSVAKGSIYETASLLYIMKNRKYLDKDTFEGLYAELDEIAMMLHGLIEK